One Ranitomeya imitator isolate aRanImi1 chromosome 1, aRanImi1.pri, whole genome shotgun sequence DNA window includes the following coding sequences:
- the LOC138658009 gene encoding olfactory receptor-like protein OLF1 translates to MVLTNITSPGMFILLGLSNVPYLQHIYFFLFLVMYIATLAGNLLLIIVVRINPTLQTPMYFFLSNLSFIDICFSSTIVPKILINTLAKDRSISLLGCAFQMYFSLALGATECILLAVMAFDRFAAICKPLHYNTIMSKGLCITLAVGSWMACFMNSTVHVFITFQLPYCKTHHISHFFCEIPPILQISCRDTRLNEIAMYVSAGIIVMMAFFLTLISYIYIISTIMKIQSSQGRQKAFSTCASHLTVVTLYYGTIMFMYLRPRSAYLPETDKTISILYTVVTPMLNPFIYSVRNKDVKCTIKKLFH, encoded by the coding sequence ATGGTGTTAACTAATATAACCTCTCCAGGCATGTTCATCCTTCTTGGACTATCAAACGTTCCTTACCTTCAGCATATCTATTTCTTTCTGTTCTTGGTAATGTATATTGCCACTTTGGCAGGAAATCTTCTACTAATTATAGTAGTGAGGATTAACCCAACTCTACAGACCCCCATGTACTTTTTCTTGAGTAACCTCTCTTTTATTGACATCTGCTTCTCATCCACCATAGTTCCTAAAATCTTGATTAACACTCTTGCCAAAGACAGAAGTATTTCCCTGTTGGGATGTGCCTTTCAGATGTACTTCTCTCTAGCCTTAGGGGCAACTGAGTGTATATTACTTGCAGTTATGGCCTTTGATCGATTTGCTGCCATCTGTAAGCCGCTGCACTACAACACCATCATGAGCAAGGGTTTGTGCATTACTCTAGCAGTAGGATCATGGATGGCATGCTTCATGAACTCCACTGTCCATGTTTTTATTACATTCCAACTGCCCTACTGCAAGACTCACCATATCAGCCACTTCTTTTGTGAGATACCTCCAATTTTGCAAATATCTTGCAGAGATACCAGACTCAACGAAATAGCGATGTACGTTTCTGCTGGCATCATCGTTATGATGGCTTTCTTCCTAACTCTCATTTCATACATCTACATAATCTCCACCATCATGAAGATCCAGTCTTCTCAAGGGAGGCAGAAGGCATTCTCCACATGCGCCTCCCACCTCACCGTTGTCACTCTCTACTATGGGACTATTATGTTCATGTACCTACGACCCCGCTCTGCTTACTTACCTGAAACAGACAAGACTATCTCTATCCTGTATACTGTTGTAACTCCTATGTTGAACCCCTTCATCTACAGCGTAAGAAATAAGGACGTGAAATGTACCATAAAAAAATTGTTTCACTAG